A region from the uncultured Draconibacterium sp. genome encodes:
- a CDS encoding acyltransferase, with protein sequence MKLLESLIRIIYRLYHLPLFIVFKVQYKTFPRIKGRMFLRNKGTMQLGSGVRINSLYAANAIGGQTFMSIKVRPGATLKIGNNVALSNSAIYCANSISLEDDVFIGGDCKIYDTDFHSVLYNERLAVPEEGKRTAPVCIKKGVLVGTGSIVLKGVTIGEKSVIGAGSVVSKNIPPNEIWGGNPIQFIRKIEQ encoded by the coding sequence ATGAAACTATTGGAGTCGCTCATACGAATTATTTACCGACTTTACCACCTTCCGCTTTTTATTGTGTTTAAGGTGCAATACAAAACCTTTCCGCGCATAAAAGGGCGCATGTTTTTGCGCAATAAGGGAACAATGCAGCTTGGCTCCGGAGTTCGGATTAACTCGCTGTATGCAGCCAATGCCATTGGTGGACAAACATTTATGAGCATAAAAGTAAGGCCGGGAGCCACTTTAAAAATTGGCAACAACGTAGCCCTGTCGAATAGTGCCATTTACTGTGCCAACAGCATAAGCCTTGAAGATGATGTTTTTATTGGTGGCGACTGTAAAATTTACGATACCGATTTTCATTCGGTGCTGTACAACGAACGACTGGCCGTACCCGAAGAAGGAAAACGCACAGCGCCAGTGTGCATAAAAAAAGGGGTATTGGTGGGTACCGGAAGCATCGTACTAAAAGGCGTTACCATTGGCGAAAAAAGTGTAATCGGCGCCGGGTCGGTGGTAAGCAAAAACATACCACCCAACGAAATTTGGGGCGGCAACCCCATTCAGTTTATTCGGAAGATTGAGCAGTAA